The following proteins are encoded in a genomic region of Dehalogenimonas sp. THU2:
- the tilS gene encoding tRNA lysidine(34) synthetase TilS, whose protein sequence is MHRFEKKIIDLILRRELLSRGDRVVVAVSGGADSVSLLHTLHNNSTELDINLHVAHLDHGLRGIESDADAEFVRDLAGRLGLPSTIEKRDVQGYRQEHRLTLEEAAREVRYAFLAEVAGNIGAVSGAVAHTRSDHVETVLLHLLRGSGLSGLVGLKEASILRYKRVGPLRIIRPLIGVTRAEVEAYCREAGIDFRTDATNESLTPTRNRIRRKLLPDIREDFNPRIEDALVRLSRLAADDLDFIEVEARRVVSELARVECDVDIIDKTAFSGTHPALQRGALRLMLLKALGGPKDIEAVHIEDMLDLASGEAGRAIDLPGGLVFASGYRELYLGRDLSGLIPFPPLDGEYKLNILGVTEIPGWKITASIVDSLDDLPECHGDQFAMAGIDLDMAGDDLTVRTRRPGDAFQPMGMDCPKKLKDFFIDSKVPRPWRDRVPIVVNPRQIVWVAGYRLDERVRVTTATRRVLNIGFFPGSSKNTC, encoded by the coding sequence ATGCATCGATTCGAAAAAAAAATCATCGACCTTATCCTCCGCCGGGAACTTCTGTCAAGGGGTGACAGAGTGGTGGTGGCGGTGTCCGGTGGAGCGGATTCGGTGAGTCTGCTTCACACATTACATAACAACAGCACAGAACTCGATATCAATCTCCATGTCGCCCACCTCGACCACGGATTACGGGGCATTGAATCTGACGCCGACGCTGAATTCGTCCGTGATCTGGCCGGAAGGCTGGGATTACCCTCGACAATCGAAAAACGCGATGTCCAGGGCTATCGACAAGAGCACCGCCTGACACTGGAAGAAGCTGCCCGTGAAGTGCGCTACGCTTTTCTGGCCGAGGTCGCCGGAAACATCGGAGCCGTTTCCGGCGCTGTCGCTCACACCCGCAGCGATCATGTAGAAACGGTGCTGCTCCACCTGCTCCGGGGTAGCGGCCTGTCCGGCCTTGTGGGGCTGAAAGAGGCTTCCATTCTCCGATACAAGCGAGTTGGGCCGTTACGCATCATTCGGCCTTTAATTGGCGTTACACGGGCTGAGGTGGAGGCTTATTGCCGGGAGGCGGGGATCGACTTTCGCACCGACGCCACCAACGAATCCCTGACCCCCACCCGCAACCGCATCCGCCGCAAGCTGCTGCCGGATATCCGGGAGGACTTCAACCCCCGTATCGAAGATGCGCTTGTCCGTCTTTCGCGGCTGGCCGCCGACGACTTGGATTTCATCGAGGTCGAGGCTCGGCGGGTGGTGTCGGAATTGGCCCGCGTCGAATGCGACGTCGATATCATCGATAAGACCGCTTTTTCAGGGACCCACCCGGCCCTTCAACGCGGCGCGCTGCGGCTCATGCTGTTAAAAGCCCTCGGTGGTCCAAAAGACATCGAGGCGGTGCACATCGAAGATATGCTTGACCTGGCTTCGGGTGAGGCTGGCCGTGCTATCGATCTACCCGGCGGCCTGGTTTTCGCCTCGGGTTACCGTGAGTTGTACCTGGGGCGGGATCTGTCTGGGCTGATCCCGTTTCCGCCGCTCGATGGTGAGTATAAGCTAAATATCCTGGGGGTAACTGAGATTCCCGGCTGGAAAATCACCGCTTCAATCGTCGATAGCCTGGACGATTTACCGGAATGTCATGGGGATCAGTTCGCAATGGCAGGCATCGACCTGGACATGGCTGGCGATGATCTCACCGTCCGCACCCGCCGCCCCGGCGACGCCTTCCAGCCGATGGGTATGGATTGCCCCAAGAAATTGAAAGACTTCTTCATCGACTCCAAAGTGCCGCGCCCCTGGCGTGACCGCGTCCCCATCGTCGTCAACCCTCGACAGATCGTCTGGGTGGCAGGTTACCGGCTGGATGAACGTGTCAGGGTTACAACGGCGACCCGGCGCGTTTTGAATATTGGATTTTTTCCTGGATCTTCGAAAAATACTTGTTAG
- a CDS encoding histidine phosphatase family protein, whose translation MTKIFIARHAETDWNRYKRIQGGGSDTPLNETGLRQVKCLAGRLATEKLEAIVSSPLGRARVTAEAIAREHGQVAIEFEPDLREIDAGEMEGMSVNQIGGSLGVLLTAATEDGLPRLPGGESLNDVRDRAWRVIEKLVERFPDGEVLIVSHYFVVLSLVCRVLGLPPEAIRRFRMNTGSLSVIEVDAAGTRLIVYNESCFQVDSKPW comes from the coding sequence ATGACCAAGATATTTATCGCCCGCCACGCCGAGACCGACTGGAACCGCTACAAGCGTATCCAGGGCGGTGGCTCCGACACGCCCCTCAATGAGACCGGTTTACGGCAGGTTAAATGCCTGGCCGGGCGCCTGGCTACAGAGAAACTGGAAGCTATCGTCTCCAGTCCGCTCGGCCGCGCCCGGGTTACGGCGGAAGCCATCGCCCGGGAGCATGGGCAGGTGGCTATCGAATTTGAACCCGATCTGAGGGAGATCGACGCCGGTGAAATGGAAGGGATGTCCGTGAACCAGATCGGCGGCAGCCTGGGAGTGTTGCTGACCGCCGCGACTGAGGATGGGTTACCGCGGCTGCCCGGCGGCGAATCACTGAACGATGTCCGCGACCGCGCTTGGCGAGTGATAGAAAAACTGGTGGAGCGGTTCCCTGATGGTGAAGTGCTCATCGTCAGTCATTATTTTGTCGTTCTATCCCTGGTCTGCCGGGTGCTGGGACTGCCGCCGGAGGCCATCCGCAGGTTCAGGATGAACACCGGCAGCCTCTCTGTCATCGAAGTCGATGCCGCCGGTACCAGACTGATCGTCTACAACGAATCCTGTTTTCAGGTGGACAGTAAACCCTGGTAA
- a CDS encoding M48 family metallopeptidase, which translates to MAALDAGRQRQAAEYARKRRRIGIITLVLTVALVATLIFTPLSGNLTAALPDSPVLAAALYFALLMFVYALITLPLDYYGGLVLPRRYGLSRQDNQSWLADHVKSLSMGIAFGAIAVAALYFMLQRSPDWWWLFAWAALMAVSLLLTVLAPVVIIPMFFKMKPMKEGELKDRLEALAARTGVKVGGIYVIEFSEKTTLANAAVMGLGYTKRVAISDTLIEQYSPDEIELVMAHELAHQRHADVWRLYGFQAVTFMFMFGLGAWVFDYLVTAMDYVNLTDPAALLMLLVALFAAGVPAMPLSGWFSRRLEAAADAYALDLTGNPEVFISAMTKLTDQNLSEARSSSFFERLGQGHPSYNDRVKMAEEFRSQMRRIDT; encoded by the coding sequence ATGGCTGCACTGGACGCCGGACGCCAGCGACAGGCCGCGGAGTATGCCCGGAAGCGGCGGCGCATAGGCATCATCACATTGGTTCTGACCGTCGCTCTCGTTGCGACGCTTATATTCACCCCCCTCTCCGGAAACCTGACCGCCGCGCTGCCGGATTCACCGGTGTTGGCCGCCGCGCTTTATTTTGCTCTTCTCATGTTCGTGTACGCCCTCATCACGCTGCCGCTGGACTATTACGGCGGGCTGGTATTACCCCGGCGCTACGGCCTGTCGCGGCAGGATAACCAAAGCTGGCTCGCCGACCATGTCAAGTCCCTGTCCATGGGTATCGCCTTCGGCGCCATCGCCGTGGCGGCGCTCTATTTCATGTTGCAGCGGTCGCCGGACTGGTGGTGGCTTTTCGCCTGGGCGGCTTTGATGGCAGTCAGTCTTTTGCTGACGGTGCTGGCTCCGGTGGTTATCATCCCGATGTTCTTCAAGATGAAGCCGATGAAAGAGGGCGAACTCAAGGACCGGCTGGAAGCGTTGGCGGCGCGCACCGGGGTCAAGGTGGGCGGCATCTACGTCATCGAGTTCTCAGAGAAGACCACGCTGGCCAACGCCGCGGTCATGGGGCTGGGATACACGAAACGTGTTGCCATATCCGATACTCTCATTGAGCAATACTCGCCGGATGAAATCGAATTGGTCATGGCCCATGAACTGGCCCACCAGCGCCACGCTGATGTCTGGCGGCTTTACGGTTTTCAGGCGGTGACTTTCATGTTCATGTTCGGATTGGGTGCCTGGGTGTTCGATTACCTGGTGACAGCCATGGATTATGTCAACCTAACCGATCCCGCCGCGTTGCTAATGCTGTTGGTGGCGCTCTTCGCCGCCGGCGTGCCGGCCATGCCCCTATCCGGCTGGTTCTCCCGCAGGCTGGAGGCAGCGGCAGACGCCTATGCCCTGGACCTTACCGGCAATCCGGAAGTGTTCATCTCCGCCATGACCAAACTCACCGATCAGAATCTGTCAGAAGCCCGCTCGTCCAGTTTTTTCGAGCGGCTGGGCCAGGGGCATCCCAGCTACAATGACCGGGTGAAGATGGCGGAGGAGTTCAGATCGCAGATGCGCCGAATCGATACTTAA
- a CDS encoding TIGR03936 family radical SAM-associated protein: MKRIRFRYTRGDKLKFISHLDMMRLWPRVFRRAGLDMAYSEGFNAHPRLAVAAPLAVGWTSEAELMEVWLENPPLVSTVLGLIAAQMPEDLGVEQALIMPPEAPSLQSLVRFAEYRVKLPLDRPAPEISQAVENLMKLSTLDWSHRRDAETRHYDLRAQIGDMSVIDTSADGVTLFMRLKNDPSGSGRPEQMALALGFADYPLSIHRTRLVLA; this comes from the coding sequence TTGAAACGCATACGCTTCAGATATACCCGTGGTGATAAACTGAAATTCATCTCCCATCTGGATATGATGCGCCTTTGGCCGCGGGTCTTCCGCCGCGCCGGGCTGGATATGGCTTATTCAGAGGGCTTTAACGCCCACCCCCGACTGGCGGTGGCCGCCCCCCTGGCGGTAGGCTGGACGTCGGAGGCGGAACTGATGGAAGTCTGGCTGGAAAACCCGCCGTTGGTGTCGACTGTACTCGGCTTGATTGCGGCGCAGATGCCGGAAGACCTGGGCGTGGAACAGGCGTTGATCATGCCGCCGGAAGCGCCATCCCTGCAGTCACTGGTACGTTTCGCCGAATACCGAGTTAAACTGCCCCTCGACCGCCCCGCCCCCGAGATCTCTCAAGCGGTGGAAAATTTGATGAAGCTGTCCACCCTGGACTGGAGCCACCGGCGGGATGCTGAGACCCGCCACTATGACCTGCGCGCCCAGATCGGCGACATGTCGGTAATCGATACCAGCGCCGACGGGGTGACACTATTCATGCGCCTTAAGAACGATCCATCCGGCTCCGGCCGGCCGGAGCAGATGGCGCTCGCCCTCGGTTTTGCCGATTACCCCCTCTCCATCCACCGCACCCGGCTGGTGCTGGCCTAG
- a CDS encoding hemolysin family protein yields the protein MSIENIYLALLILCLLLSAFFSSSETAFISLSKYRLQSMLDNKVKNADKVAKLAEKPERLLSTVLLGNNFVNIAASALATVLAISAFGEQNGVIVATIGLTIILLIFSEVTPKTIATRHADKMTLLYVRPLTFLAWLFTPFVTALSWIASFFMRLFGGGRTYHSSLFNEEEIRCMIDVGHKEGTVEKDEAEMLHAVLDFRERPVFEVLVPRPEVVALEKGTLLKEFFELYEKFPMSRFPVYEENMDNVLGILSIKDVLMAQAKGEVGLDDKIDELVRPAYFAPETKPIGELFNEMRDKNFRMSVLVDEYGGTAGVVSLSRLMEEIVGPVGDELASAEKDFESINANTFQVDGGMRIDEANEQMGIELPEDDDYETLAGFILKTLGLIPRQGQVIRYNGLKLVITRMRGKKIEEVLITKEKRPVEPTGQGTDSKPAIKPETTGGGQTSGTKS from the coding sequence ATGTCAATAGAAAACATTTACCTTGCCCTTCTTATTCTTTGCCTTTTATTGTCAGCGTTCTTCTCCAGTTCTGAAACGGCTTTTATTTCACTTTCCAAATACCGCCTGCAGAGTATGCTGGATAACAAGGTCAAGAATGCCGACAAGGTGGCCAAATTGGCCGAGAAGCCGGAACGGTTGCTGTCCACAGTTCTTCTGGGTAACAATTTCGTCAACATCGCAGCTTCGGCCTTGGCCACCGTCCTGGCAATATCCGCTTTTGGCGAGCAGAACGGCGTAATTGTCGCCACTATCGGTCTGACGATTATTCTACTCATTTTCAGCGAAGTTACACCCAAGACCATCGCCACCCGGCACGCCGATAAAATGACTCTTCTCTATGTTCGCCCGCTTACATTTCTGGCATGGTTGTTCACTCCATTCGTCACCGCTCTTTCGTGGATCGCGTCGTTTTTCATGCGACTTTTCGGCGGTGGCCGTACCTATCATTCCTCGCTTTTCAATGAAGAAGAAATACGATGCATGATCGATGTGGGCCACAAGGAAGGTACCGTGGAAAAGGACGAAGCTGAGATGCTGCATGCCGTCTTGGACTTCCGCGAACGGCCGGTTTTTGAAGTACTGGTGCCACGGCCAGAGGTTGTGGCACTGGAAAAAGGCACCCTATTGAAGGAATTTTTCGAGCTTTATGAAAAGTTTCCCATGTCCCGTTTTCCTGTTTACGAGGAAAATATGGATAATGTGCTTGGAATCTTGTCCATCAAGGATGTGCTGATGGCTCAGGCTAAGGGCGAAGTCGGTTTGGACGACAAGATCGATGAACTGGTTCGCCCGGCTTATTTTGCTCCGGAGACCAAACCCATCGGTGAACTTTTCAATGAGATGCGGGATAAGAACTTCAGGATGTCGGTGCTGGTGGACGAATACGGCGGGACTGCTGGGGTGGTATCGTTGTCGCGACTCATGGAAGAGATTGTCGGTCCGGTGGGCGATGAGCTGGCCAGTGCTGAAAAGGATTTCGAATCGATTAACGCGAACACCTTTCAGGTCGACGGCGGTATGCGCATCGACGAAGCTAATGAGCAGATGGGCATCGAATTGCCGGAAGACGATGATTATGAAACCCTGGCTGGTTTCATACTGAAAACCCTTGGACTGATCCCGAGACAAGGCCAGGTCATTCGTTATAACGGACTCAAGCTGGTGATCACCCGGATGCGTGGCAAGAAGATCGAAGAAGTGTTGATTACCAAAGAAAAACGTCCGGTTGAGCCGACCGGCCAGGGTACCGACTCCAAGCCGGCAATCAAGCCGGAAACGACCGGCGGCGGGCAGACCTCCGGCACCAAATCCTGA
- the hypE gene encoding hydrogenase expression/formation protein HypE has translation MEKSKTVLLAHGSGGKLSQELVRQMFVGELVNETLSRMDDAACLSLGEGRLAFTTDSYVVSPIFFPGGDIGKLAVCGTVNDLATSGATPKYLSLAMIIEEGLPFDELSRVVHSIKSAAAEAGVCIVTGDTKVVNRGKADKLFVNTAGIGVIPAGLDISGCNAKSGDVIMLSGSIGDHGMAIMAQREGFSFKVPVESDCAPLNGMIASMLDVSKNIHVLRDPTRGGLATTLNEIAAQSKVGINIDESKIPVKDAVRTACELLGFDPLYVANEGKMIAIVAREEAGKVLEAMRANRYGADAAIIGEVTAERPGKVVLTTALGARRILDMLSGELLPRIC, from the coding sequence TTGGAAAAAAGTAAAACCGTTCTTCTAGCCCATGGCTCCGGTGGCAAACTCAGCCAGGAACTGGTCCGGCAGATGTTCGTCGGTGAGCTGGTGAATGAAACGCTGTCCCGCATGGATGACGCTGCCTGTCTCAGCCTCGGAGAAGGCCGACTGGCTTTCACCACTGACAGCTATGTGGTCAGCCCGATCTTCTTTCCTGGCGGCGATATCGGCAAGCTGGCAGTCTGCGGCACGGTGAACGACCTGGCAACCTCCGGTGCCACGCCAAAATACCTCAGCCTGGCGATGATTATCGAGGAAGGTCTGCCCTTTGACGAACTGTCCAGGGTTGTCCACAGCATCAAGTCAGCTGCCGCCGAAGCGGGGGTTTGCATCGTCACCGGCGACACCAAGGTGGTCAACCGGGGCAAGGCGGACAAGCTGTTCGTCAACACAGCCGGCATCGGCGTCATCCCGGCAGGCCTGGACATCTCCGGCTGCAACGCCAAATCCGGTGATGTTATTATGTTAAGTGGCAGCATCGGCGACCACGGCATGGCCATCATGGCTCAACGGGAGGGATTTTCCTTCAAGGTGCCGGTGGAAAGCGATTGCGCCCCGCTCAATGGCATGATCGCTTCGATGCTCGATGTTTCAAAGAATATTCATGTCCTGCGCGATCCCACCCGCGGCGGGCTGGCGACCACTTTGAACGAGATCGCAGCCCAATCGAAAGTCGGCATAAACATTGATGAATCTAAGATTCCGGTCAAGGATGCCGTCAGGACAGCCTGCGAACTGCTCGGTTTCGACCCTCTGTACGTGGCCAACGAAGGCAAGATGATCGCCATCGTCGCCAGGGAAGAGGCCGGGAAGGTCCTCGAAGCCATGCGAGCCAATCGCTACGGCGCCGATGCCGCAATTATTGGTGAGGTCACCGCGGAACGGCCGGGCAAAGTGGTTCTGACCACAGCGCTTGGCGCGCGGCGTATCTTGGATATGCTGTCAGGAGAACTCTTACCACGCATCTGTTGA
- the hypD gene encoding hydrogenase formation protein HypD, whose translation MKFATEFRDSGLAKKLLDNIRRRSTKSANIMEFCGGHTVAIFRYGLRDLLPPHLKLLSGPGCPVCVTSSADLDKVMALAAMPDVVITTFGDLIKVPASYSSLDRARAAGADVRTVYSTLDALDIARKNPDKKVVFVGIGFETTAPTIAAAILQAAAEKLDNFFVLSLHKVTPPVTKVLLDAGEVKLQGIICPGHVSAIVGADAWNFIPERYGIACAVSGFEPLDVLHCVNMIVEQIETGTPRVETAYSRVVKGEGNPVALRMLDRVFEPATANWRGVGDIPGSGLKIRDEFAAHDADKVFDIKLERPSREPAGCLCGEVIRAVKTPEECKLFRKVCTPENPVGPCMVSSEGSCAAYYHFAEAIE comes from the coding sequence ATGAAATTTGCCACTGAATTCCGGGACTCCGGCCTGGCTAAAAAGCTTCTTGATAACATCCGGCGCAGATCGACCAAATCGGCCAATATCATGGAGTTCTGCGGCGGCCATACCGTGGCTATCTTCCGCTACGGCCTGCGTGATCTGCTGCCGCCGCATCTGAAGCTGTTGTCCGGTCCCGGCTGCCCGGTGTGCGTCACATCCAGCGCCGACCTGGACAAGGTGATGGCCCTGGCTGCCATGCCGGACGTTGTCATCACCACTTTCGGCGACCTGATCAAGGTACCGGCCAGTTACAGCAGCCTGGACCGGGCGCGGGCCGCCGGGGCGGATGTACGCACCGTCTATTCCACTCTTGACGCCCTGGACATCGCCCGCAAGAATCCGGATAAGAAGGTGGTCTTCGTCGGCATCGGTTTCGAGACGACAGCCCCGACCATCGCCGCCGCCATCCTGCAGGCGGCCGCCGAAAAACTCGACAATTTCTTCGTCCTATCCCTGCACAAGGTGACACCGCCGGTAACTAAGGTCCTTCTCGACGCCGGTGAAGTCAAACTCCAGGGCATCATCTGCCCCGGCCATGTTTCCGCCATCGTCGGGGCCGACGCCTGGAACTTCATACCGGAGCGGTACGGCATTGCCTGCGCCGTTTCCGGCTTTGAACCCCTGGACGTGCTGCACTGCGTCAATATGATCGTCGAACAGATAGAGACCGGGACACCCAGGGTGGAAACGGCCTACAGCCGGGTGGTGAAAGGTGAAGGCAATCCGGTGGCGCTCAGGATGCTTGACCGGGTATTCGAACCGGCCACCGCCAACTGGCGAGGCGTCGGCGACATTCCCGGCAGCGGGCTCAAAATCCGCGACGAATTCGCCGCCCACGACGCTGATAAGGTGTTTGACATAAAGCTTGAACGGCCATCCCGTGAACCGGCCGGCTGTCTCTGCGGCGAGGTCATCCGCGCCGTGAAGACGCCGGAAGAATGCAAACTATTCCGTAAGGTCTGCACCCCGGAGAACCCGGTGGGACCGTGCATGGTGTCGAGCGAGGGATCGTGCGCGGCCTATTATCACTTCGCGGAAGCGATTGAGTAA
- a CDS encoding HypC/HybG/HupF family hydrogenase formation chaperone produces the protein MCLAVPAQICKIDGIVAEVDMAGTTVRASLIMVPDAKIGDYVLLHTGFAIQIIDEEDALETLKLFKEMEMIPETT, from the coding sequence ATGTGTTTAGCAGTACCGGCCCAGATCTGTAAGATCGATGGCATCGTCGCCGAGGTGGATATGGCGGGCACCACCGTGCGCGCCAGCCTGATCATGGTGCCTGACGCCAAGATAGGTGACTATGTGTTGCTCCATACCGGCTTCGCCATTCAGATCATTGATGAGGAAGACGCGCTGGAAACGCTGAAGCTGTTCAAAGAGATGGAGATGATACCGGAGACAACATGA
- the hypF gene encoding carbamoyltransferase HypF, translating to MSGVRAAERLAVSVKGIVQGVGFRPFVYQLAHKHRLTGWVTNTSGEVRIEVEGVAEELKAFLTELESEAPPQSHITGVMSSALPPAGYHDFEIRESVAEAGKYQMISPDLATCADCRVEIFDPANRRYRYPFTNCTNCGPRFTIIEDIPYDRPLTTMKVFPMCAACRKEYENPLDRRFHAQPNACPVCGPKLRLTDASGQNIESADVVADATRLIKDGKILAIRGLGGFLLACDAKNQSTVEELRRRKQRPAKPFAVMLPDMAAVEARCSVTDEEKTLLTSAAAPIVLIRFKENTDIAVSVAPGLKYLGVMLPYTPLHHLMMAGIDRPLIMTSGNLAEEPIAAGNAEALSRLDGIADYFILHNREIFSRYDDSVVIHEAGSKRMLRRARGFAPYPIRLPSDIPQLLGVGAQEKNTFCLTRDDNAFISQHIGDMENLETVEHFENTLRLYEKMFRITPEAIACDLHPDYAASKWAEVEASRRELPLIKVQHHHAHIASCLAENAADGKVIGVAFDGTGYGDDGKIWGGEFLIADLAGYQRAAHLEYLPLPGGEAAVRKPYRTAIGYLYRLFGQNGLTKATACLRGVEGSEIDLIKQQVDRGLNTPETSSAGRLFDAVAAILGIRTEIQYDAQAAVELEMAAEGVDTLDTYPFDIIVENAVRIIRLKRLFESIFDDIENGVATAEIAARFHNAVVDIIDQVCHSLKDDKGLNSVALSGGCFMNRRLLRQTIERLSNSGFKVYAHREVPTNDGGISLGQVAVAAATSTKHEALSTNI from the coding sequence ATGAGCGGGGTGCGGGCGGCGGAACGGCTGGCCGTCTCTGTCAAAGGCATTGTCCAAGGGGTCGGTTTCCGGCCTTTCGTCTATCAACTGGCTCATAAACACAGGCTTACCGGCTGGGTGACCAATACCTCCGGTGAAGTGCGCATCGAAGTAGAGGGCGTGGCGGAAGAACTGAAAGCTTTCCTCACCGAACTGGAAAGCGAAGCGCCGCCCCAGTCCCATATCACCGGAGTTATGTCAAGTGCATTGCCACCGGCCGGCTATCATGACTTCGAGATCAGGGAGAGCGTCGCCGAGGCCGGAAAATACCAGATGATATCCCCCGATCTGGCCACCTGCGCCGATTGCCGCGTTGAGATCTTCGACCCCGCGAATAGGCGTTACCGTTACCCTTTCACCAACTGCACCAATTGCGGCCCCCGCTTCACCATCATCGAAGATATCCCCTATGACCGGCCGCTGACCACCATGAAGGTCTTCCCGATGTGTGCCGCCTGCCGGAAAGAGTATGAAAACCCGCTCGACCGGCGCTTCCACGCCCAACCCAACGCCTGCCCGGTCTGCGGCCCGAAACTTCGCCTGACCGATGCATCCGGTCAGAATATCGAATCGGCCGATGTTGTCGCTGATGCTACCCGATTGATAAAGGACGGAAAGATCCTCGCCATCCGCGGTCTCGGAGGCTTTCTTCTGGCCTGTGACGCCAAGAACCAATCGACCGTCGAAGAACTGCGGCGGCGCAAACAGCGGCCCGCCAAGCCCTTCGCCGTGATGCTCCCGGATATGGCCGCTGTTGAAGCCAGATGCTCGGTCACCGACGAAGAAAAGACCTTGTTAACCTCAGCTGCGGCGCCCATTGTCTTGATAAGATTCAAGGAAAACACCGATATCGCAGTCTCCGTCGCTCCCGGCCTGAAATATCTCGGCGTCATGTTGCCTTACACCCCGTTACACCACCTGATGATGGCGGGGATCGATCGTCCCCTGATAATGACCTCCGGCAATCTGGCCGAAGAACCTATTGCAGCCGGTAATGCGGAGGCGCTGTCCAGGCTGGACGGCATCGCTGATTATTTCATTCTACATAACCGTGAGATATTCTCTCGGTACGATGATTCAGTGGTCATACACGAGGCTGGATCCAAGAGAATGCTTCGCCGAGCGCGAGGCTTTGCTCCGTATCCGATTCGACTGCCATCCGATATACCGCAACTGCTTGGCGTCGGAGCCCAGGAGAAGAACACCTTCTGCCTGACCCGGGATGACAATGCCTTCATTTCCCAACACATTGGTGACATGGAGAACCTGGAAACGGTCGAGCATTTCGAGAACACGCTGCGGCTGTACGAAAAGATGTTCCGCATCACCCCAGAGGCTATCGCTTGCGATCTGCACCCGGATTATGCCGCCAGCAAGTGGGCCGAAGTTGAGGCGTCGAGGCGTGAGTTGCCGTTGATAAAGGTCCAGCATCATCATGCCCACATCGCTTCTTGTCTTGCGGAAAACGCTGCTGATGGCAAGGTCATCGGGGTGGCGTTTGACGGCACGGGTTACGGCGACGACGGTAAGATATGGGGCGGTGAATTCCTGATTGCCGATCTGGCGGGGTATCAGCGTGCCGCTCATCTGGAGTATCTGCCGCTGCCCGGCGGCGAGGCGGCGGTCAGGAAACCTTACCGCACCGCAATCGGTTACTTATACCGCCTTTTCGGTCAAAATGGATTGACAAAGGCGACGGCCTGTCTAAGGGGTGTCGAAGGGTCGGAGATCGATCTTATCAAACAACAGGTTGACCGTGGGCTCAATACGCCGGAGACCTCAAGCGCTGGCAGATTATTCGACGCAGTAGCCGCGATACTCGGTATCCGGACGGAGATTCAGTACGACGCCCAGGCGGCGGTCGAACTGGAGATGGCAGCGGAGGGAGTCGACACCCTGGACACATACCCCTTTGACATAATCGTCGAGAATGCCGTCAGGATCATCCGGCTTAAAAGATTGTTCGAAAGCATTTTCGATGATATCGAGAATGGAGTCGCGACGGCCGAAATCGCCGCCCGGTTCCACAACGCGGTTGTTGACATAATCGACCAGGTGTGCCACAGTTTAAAGGATGACAAGGGGTTGAACTCCGTCGCACTTTCCGGGGGTTGCTTCATGAACCGGCGGCTGCTACGGCAGACCATCGAACGTTTGTCGAACTCCGGTTTCAAGGTCTATGCCCATCGGGAAGTACCGACCAACGATGGCGGAATCTCACTGGGACAAGTGGCCGTCGCTGCGGCGACAAGTACTAAACACGAAGCACTAAGCACTAATATCTAA
- the hypB gene encoding hydrogenase nickel incorporation protein HypB codes for MQIKVLKDIMAANTATAEANQARLDAHGIIGINIMASPGSGKTTFILSTIDSLGHDARIGVIEGDLASSVDAEKVAQKNTPVVQINTGGGCHLDANQISAGLDNLPLDALDIVLIENVGNLVCPSEFKLGEHKRVVILSVPEGDDKPYKYPGMFASADVIIISKIDILPYFDFNLENFKRAVTGLNPGVLFLPLSAKTGEGFSGWADWLRAQVPWQGK; via the coding sequence ATGCAGATAAAGGTTCTTAAAGACATCATGGCGGCCAACACCGCCACCGCCGAGGCTAATCAGGCGCGTTTGGATGCTCACGGGATAATCGGGATCAATATCATGGCCTCCCCCGGATCCGGCAAGACGACTTTTATCCTCAGCACCATTGACAGCCTTGGACATGATGCCCGGATCGGTGTGATCGAAGGCGACCTGGCCTCTTCAGTGGATGCCGAGAAGGTCGCGCAGAAGAACACCCCGGTGGTGCAGATCAACACCGGCGGCGGCTGCCACCTGGACGCCAATCAGATCAGCGCCGGGCTGGACAACCTGCCGCTCGACGCCCTGGACATCGTGCTCATCGAAAATGTCGGCAACCTGGTCTGCCCCTCGGAGTTCAAACTGGGAGAGCATAAACGGGTGGTCATCCTGAGCGTGCCGGAGGGCGACGACAAACCCTACAAATACCCCGGCATGTTTGCCAGCGCCGATGTCATCATTATCAGCAAGATAGATATTTTGCCCTATTTTGATTTCAACCTTGAAAATTTCAAAAGAGCGGTGACCGGTTTGAACCCCGGCGTGCTGTTCCTGCCCCTGTCCGCTAAAACCGGCGAAGGGTTCTCCGGCTGGGCGGACTGGCTCCGGGCCCAGGTGCCGTGGCAGGGGAAGTAG